A part of Paenibacillus sp. sptzw28 genomic DNA contains:
- a CDS encoding S-layer homology domain-containing protein has protein sequence MKKKSVSFSACIIALSILVLLSAPFPAFAQAQAEVGIQLGGDQTNVSLGAEASLADVGVQLVADQATVSLGGEASLHLLVWNNTTEPKSDVTIDLKLPEGLEVLSAGEAKWNAELRLLQWKLVRLSAGGAAALDFNVQIGADGNTGTGGTIKLDTNLPLGIDGKVVLDTGLSIGVPDIQLTIGSQTDQPFFKGFPDGKFHPASNMTRAEAASVIVRVKNLKLKPDEPVRYADVSKSHWAYENIVKVTQEGYMAGSNGKFRPNEPISRAEMVAIILRLRGVKPVSLPSFIDVKGHWAEDAIGTAKSLHIIDGQADKFYPDRYLRRDEAAKLINLGLSRGPLVDGDIKVIQHFKDINRSNWAFGWVEEASVVAHVGEYRTPDQESLIRYVPEQTIPFN, from the coding sequence GTGAAGAAAAAATCTGTTTCCTTTAGTGCATGTATTATTGCACTAAGCATCCTCGTCCTACTGAGCGCACCTTTCCCTGCTTTTGCGCAGGCGCAGGCGGAAGTGGGTATCCAGCTTGGCGGCGATCAGACAAACGTAAGCCTAGGCGCAGAAGCGTCTCTTGCAGATGTGGGTGTCCAGCTTGTCGCCGATCAGGCAACCGTGAGCTTGGGCGGAGAAGCGTCTCTTCATTTGCTCGTGTGGAACAACACCACTGAGCCGAAGTCCGATGTCACCATTGATCTCAAGCTCCCAGAAGGTCTGGAAGTCCTCTCGGCGGGAGAGGCTAAATGGAATGCGGAGCTGCGGCTGCTGCAGTGGAAGCTTGTCCGTCTGTCTGCAGGCGGTGCGGCAGCACTCGATTTTAATGTGCAGATTGGGGCCGATGGTAACACCGGAACGGGCGGGACGATCAAATTGGATACGAATTTGCCGCTCGGAATCGACGGGAAAGTTGTATTGGACACAGGGTTGTCTATTGGTGTACCGGATATCCAATTAACAATAGGCAGCCAGACCGATCAGCCGTTCTTCAAAGGCTTTCCCGACGGCAAATTCCATCCGGCATCGAACATGACCCGGGCGGAAGCGGCATCCGTCATCGTCAGAGTAAAAAATCTCAAGTTGAAACCGGACGAGCCGGTTCGCTACGCGGACGTATCGAAGAGTCATTGGGCTTACGAGAATATCGTTAAAGTTACACAGGAGGGCTATATGGCCGGAAGCAATGGTAAATTCCGCCCCAATGAGCCGATATCGCGGGCTGAGATGGTCGCTATTATACTTCGGCTTCGCGGAGTCAAGCCTGTATCGCTGCCTTCTTTCATCGATGTTAAAGGCCACTGGGCCGAAGATGCGATTGGAACGGCGAAATCACTGCATATTATCGATGGTCAGGCAGACAAATTCTACCCGGACCGCTATCTCCGTCGCGATGAGGCGGCCAAGCTGATTAATCTCGGCTTATCGAGAGGTCCTTTGGTCGACGGTGATATAAAGGTGATTCAGCATTTTAAAGACATCAATCGATCGAACTGGGCTTTCGGATGGGTTGAGGAGGCGTCCGTTGTAGCTCATGTGGGTGAATATCGCACGCCTGATCAAGAATCGTTAATCCGGTATGTGCCGGAGCAAACCATACCCTTTAATTAA
- a CDS encoding HAMP domain-containing sensor histidine kinase yields MRSLRTRMVWSYGVLIMLVVVTLGALFVTLVWNYYYGSAVASMLQRAETEAALHNRNISFQPMKAKAQYMLQNMTEGTAHLQLLDYAGNIVVDSDGLSGSGKALQTPDVLDAMDGGTGIWRGTDPLTHERIVAVTLPVKQDRHIVAMFRYTASLAKVDETVRSMLWITLLVGSVVVLLFFAMSVLLANRIARPIRKLTRVAEQMAEGDWSRRAEPHNRDEIGRLAETLNTMAAELTRREKLKNDFISSISHELRTPLTSIKGWSETLAGDPSDIEELMLGLSIIDRETVRLSGLVEDLLDFSKLYAKSIALHPETLDVLKPLRETMRQYDARAQREGVKLSGMYGDEPMMVEADANRLKQVFINVLDNAFKFTPAGGTISVSADREPEWVRIAITDTGCGISPEDLPHVTEKFYKGGSLRAGSGLGLAICNEIVMLHGGEFLIGSVEDEGTTVTVRLPLIKAVDTGPEYNAE; encoded by the coding sequence ATGAGAAGTCTCCGCACACGGATGGTGTGGAGCTACGGCGTACTGATTATGCTTGTCGTCGTAACGCTCGGCGCCCTGTTCGTAACGCTTGTATGGAATTATTATTACGGGAGCGCAGTCGCTTCCATGCTGCAGCGTGCCGAGACCGAAGCGGCTCTGCATAACCGGAACATCTCGTTCCAGCCGATGAAGGCCAAGGCGCAATATATGCTGCAGAATATGACGGAAGGCACGGCGCATCTGCAGCTTCTGGACTACGCCGGCAATATTGTGGTGGACAGCGACGGACTGTCCGGCAGCGGCAAAGCGCTGCAAACGCCGGACGTTCTTGATGCCATGGATGGCGGTACGGGGATATGGCGCGGAACCGATCCGCTCACGCATGAACGAATTGTCGCGGTGACGCTGCCGGTCAAGCAGGACAGGCATATCGTGGCGATGTTCCGTTATACCGCTTCGCTTGCGAAAGTGGATGAGACGGTTCGCAGTATGCTCTGGATTACTCTTCTGGTCGGTTCCGTCGTCGTGCTGCTGTTCTTCGCGATGAGCGTGCTTCTCGCGAACCGGATCGCCCGTCCGATCCGCAAGTTGACCCGTGTGGCGGAGCAGATGGCCGAGGGCGACTGGTCTCGCCGCGCCGAACCGCACAACCGCGATGAGATCGGCCGTTTGGCGGAGACGCTCAATACGATGGCGGCGGAGCTTACCCGGCGGGAGAAGCTGAAGAACGATTTTATTTCGTCAATCTCCCATGAACTCAGAACGCCGCTGACATCGATCAAGGGCTGGAGCGAGACACTCGCCGGCGACCCCTCAGATATCGAAGAGCTTATGCTCGGGCTCTCGATCATCGACCGTGAGACGGTGCGGCTGTCGGGGCTCGTCGAGGACTTGCTCGATTTCTCCAAGCTATACGCCAAGAGCATTGCCCTTCATCCGGAGACGCTGGATGTGCTTAAGCCGCTTCGGGAAACAATGCGGCAGTATGATGCGCGCGCGCAGCGTGAAGGAGTTAAGCTGTCGGGAATGTATGGCGATGAGCCGATGATGGTGGAAGCGGATGCCAACCGGCTTAAGCAGGTGTTTATTAACGTGCTTGATAATGCATTCAAATTTACGCCGGCCGGCGGGACGATCTCCGTATCGGCCGATAGGGAGCCGGAATGGGTGCGAATCGCCATAACCGACACCGGATGCGGAATTTCGCCGGAGGATCTGCCGCACGTGACGGAGAAATTCTACAAGGGGGGAAGTCTCCGCGCCGGGAGCGGCCTCGGACTTGCCATCTGCAATGAAATCGTCATGCTGCACGGCGGCGAGTTTCTCATCGGCAGCGTAGAGGACGAAGGAACGACGGTCACCGTCCGGCTGCCCCTAATTAAAGCGGTTGATACCGGGCCGGAATATAACGCGGAATAA
- a CDS encoding PhoX family protein: MNQQGSFKEMDRKEFLRLGGMSTLAVALGSSGLLSFGGKAMADAGLTGGVMEGFAGSGGYGPLVKDPGGVLDLPRGFQYRIISEEGGRLSNGAPIPGAFDGMAAFPGKHNTTILVRNHELISNAEYPVNGKNPYDRTAAGGTTALIIGADRKVQSEYIASSGTIRNCAGGGTPWGTWLTCEETSSGKHGYVFEVDPLDPENERSRTPIREMGFFSHEACDVDPSTGIVYLTEDANPSFLYRFIPNDRSQKPGALQSGGILQAAAFEELADPRASVFKPGQSYGIVWKDLKPEEAHNDALAKGCIQFSRLEGSYFSGGVFWFDDTSAGEKKLGRIYRYTPSTNTLELFYEASDANEMEMPDNICITPWGDLWFVEDGGGTDRLLGITPEREVYLFAVNRLNNSELCGPAFSPDGNTLFLNIQDPGITFAVWGPFKNRSAARQRQMSHAAPPKGFAPLVSDKLAAYAEIQGMSLLEAAAMQRHGVPVL; the protein is encoded by the coding sequence TTGAATCAGCAAGGGTCATTCAAGGAAATGGACAGGAAGGAGTTCTTGCGCCTTGGCGGAATGAGTACGCTGGCGGTCGCGCTTGGATCGTCCGGCCTGCTGTCCTTCGGCGGCAAGGCGATGGCAGACGCGGGGCTTACCGGCGGAGTCATGGAAGGGTTCGCCGGTTCCGGCGGATACGGCCCGCTTGTCAAGGATCCGGGCGGCGTGCTCGATCTCCCGAGAGGCTTTCAATACCGGATTATCTCCGAGGAAGGAGGCAGGCTCTCGAACGGAGCGCCTATTCCGGGGGCATTCGACGGGATGGCGGCTTTCCCCGGCAAGCACAACACGACGATATTGGTCCGCAACCATGAGCTTATCAGCAACGCGGAGTACCCTGTGAACGGGAAAAATCCGTACGACCGGACGGCGGCAGGGGGTACGACCGCGCTCATTATAGGCGCCGATCGGAAGGTGCAAAGCGAATATATCGCCTCCTCCGGAACGATTCGCAACTGCGCAGGCGGAGGGACGCCGTGGGGCACCTGGTTGACGTGCGAGGAGACGAGCTCGGGCAAGCACGGCTATGTGTTTGAAGTCGATCCGCTGGACCCTGAGAACGAACGGTCCAGGACTCCCATTCGGGAGATGGGCTTCTTCTCGCACGAAGCCTGCGATGTCGATCCGTCCACGGGCATCGTCTATCTGACCGAAGACGCCAATCCGAGCTTTCTCTACCGGTTTATTCCAAACGACCGCAGCCAAAAGCCGGGAGCGCTGCAGAGCGGCGGCATACTGCAGGCAGCCGCTTTCGAAGAGCTTGCCGATCCGCGCGCGAGTGTGTTCAAGCCCGGGCAATCCTATGGCATCGTATGGAAGGATCTAAAGCCGGAAGAGGCTCACAATGATGCACTCGCCAAGGGCTGCATTCAATTCAGCCGGCTTGAAGGATCGTACTTCTCGGGCGGCGTCTTCTGGTTTGACGATACGTCGGCCGGTGAGAAGAAGCTGGGGCGCATCTATCGCTACACGCCTTCGACCAACACGCTCGAGCTGTTCTACGAAGCGTCGGATGCGAACGAGATGGAAATGCCGGACAACATCTGCATAACGCCGTGGGGAGACCTGTGGTTCGTGGAGGACGGCGGCGGAACGGATCGTCTGCTCGGGATCACACCGGAGCGGGAGGTGTATTTGTTCGCTGTCAACAGGCTCAATAATTCCGAGCTTTGCGGTCCTGCCTTCTCGCCCGACGGCAATACGCTGTTCCTCAATATCCAGGATCCGGGCATTACCTTTGCCGTTTGGGGACCGTTCAAGAACCGGAGCGCCGCCCGTCAACGGCAGATGAGCCACGCGGCTCCGCCGAAGGGGTTTGCCCCTCTCGTATCGGACAAGCTCGCCGCATACGCGGAGATCCAGGGCATGTCCTTACTGGAGGCGGCGGCGATGCAGCGGCATGGAGTGCCGGTGCTGTAA
- a CDS encoding winged helix-turn-helix domain-containing protein, producing MMPGGLSSQTESASPDSAAKEAGAAGNDAGSRGAGSSGGGGGGAAAGGARLTGANAGHEPLAGTGALDSTAGGGAAGSSANAGMPDSGSADGRTGKSSPDHGVTGVGGMGTGSPNGGAAGVYNDAGRGEMRCGPFRLSAAERRLWKVDEEIVLTPTEWTLVKLLMERAGEGLSRDEILNAVWGRHFIGDLKIVDVNIRRIRQKIEDEPSDPRCIETLWGYGYRWNRSYKR from the coding sequence ATGATGCCCGGCGGTCTGTCGTCGCAGACGGAATCCGCTTCGCCGGATTCTGCGGCGAAAGAAGCCGGTGCGGCGGGCAATGACGCCGGGAGCCGCGGGGCGGGCTCTTCCGGCGGAGGCGGCGGTGGTGCGGCAGCAGGCGGTGCCCGCTTAACCGGAGCGAATGCAGGCCATGAGCCGCTTGCGGGCACGGGCGCCTTGGATAGCACGGCAGGCGGCGGTGCTGCCGGCAGCAGTGCCAATGCGGGCATGCCGGACAGCGGCAGTGCTGACGGCCGTACCGGGAAGAGCTCGCCGGATCACGGAGTTACCGGCGTCGGCGGTATGGGGACGGGCTCGCCGAATGGCGGCGCAGCCGGCGTCTACAACGATGCCGGGCGCGGGGAGATGCGCTGCGGACCGTTTCGCCTGTCGGCGGCGGAGCGCCGGTTGTGGAAGGTAGACGAGGAAATCGTACTTACGCCTACGGAATGGACGCTTGTCAAGCTGCTTATGGAGCGCGCAGGCGAGGGACTCAGCCGCGATGAGATTTTGAATGCGGTATGGGGGCGGCACTTTATCGGAGACTTGAAAATCGTGGACGTCAACATCCGGCGCATCCGGCAGAAAATCGAAGACGAGCCCTCCGACCCGCGCTGCATCGAAACGCTCTGGGGCTACGGCTACCGGTGGAACCGGAGCTATAAGCGATGA